A single region of the Candidatus Hydrogenedentota bacterium genome encodes:
- a CDS encoding DUF1559 domain-containing protein, with translation MRKHGFTLIELLVVIAIIGILAAILLPALARAREAARRASCQNNLKQLGLVFKMYANESAGQRYPKMKVLNCDGEIQPWNAIFEPTQVFPEYLTDWNVLICPSNSGGGTALEHWDQGSTPSPLWEEIAGYSNNGVVEPCEVNTEPYYYYGYAISDSMFRVEEDFENFEAAVEALAEEVEDGDIDAVDRDWRMVDENGAPVPVGGMNVIFRLREGIERFFITDINNPGASARAQSELAVMHDAVAEEPTHFNHIPGGANVLYMDGHVAYMKYTGEYETKFPINHAGFVLHEAGEGGHHH, from the coding sequence GCGCAAGCACGGCTTTACCCTGATTGAACTTCTTGTAGTAATTGCGATTATTGGTATACTTGCGGCGATCCTGCTGCCCGCGCTGGCGCGTGCGCGGGAGGCGGCGCGGCGGGCCAGCTGCCAGAATAATCTGAAGCAGCTGGGCCTGGTGTTTAAGATGTACGCCAACGAGAGCGCGGGCCAGCGCTACCCGAAAATGAAGGTGTTGAATTGTGACGGCGAGATCCAGCCGTGGAACGCGATCTTCGAGCCGACGCAGGTCTTTCCCGAGTATCTTACCGACTGGAACGTGCTGATCTGCCCGAGCAATTCGGGCGGGGGCACGGCCCTGGAGCACTGGGATCAGGGCAGCACCCCGAGCCCGCTGTGGGAGGAGATCGCGGGGTACTCGAACAATGGCGTGGTGGAGCCTTGTGAGGTTAACACCGAGCCCTACTATTACTACGGGTACGCGATTTCCGATTCGATGTTCCGGGTTGAGGAGGATTTCGAGAATTTTGAAGCGGCGGTGGAGGCCCTGGCCGAAGAGGTGGAAGATGGCGATATCGACGCGGTCGACCGCGATTGGCGGATGGTGGATGAGAACGGTGCGCCGGTCCCGGTGGGGGGCATGAATGTAATCTTCCGGCTCCGTGAGGGTATTGAGCGTTTCTTCATCACGGATATCAACAACCCGGGCGCCAGCGCGCGTGCGCAATCGGAACTTGCGGTGATGCACGACGCGGTGGCGGAGGAGCCCACCCACTTCAACCATATCCCGGGCGGGGCGAACGTGCTTTACATGGACGGGCACGTGGCGTATATGAAGTATACGGGCGAGTACGAGACAAAGTTCCCGATCAACCACGCGGGCTTCGTGCTGCACGAGGCGGGCGAGGGCGGCCATCACCACTGA